A single genomic interval of Lacrimispora sphenoides JCM 1415 harbors:
- a CDS encoding ABC transporter ATP-binding protein, whose translation MGDYILEMNNIAKVYGNGVVANSDVSFNLKKGEIHALVGENGAGKSTLMKILFGMEAPSRGSMILKGKPVSFSSSKEAIGEGIGMVHQHFMLVDSFSVAQNIVLGMEPQKYLFVNKEEAERFTDEISQKYNLKVNPKEITKNLPVGVKQKVEILKALARGAEILILDEPTAVLAPQETKQLFDELENLKQQGHTIVFISHKIPEIKQISDRITVMRSGKTIGTYECEHVTEQEISNLIIGCEMDTSIAKEKRDFGKIYINADEISYRDKSGVQVLKDISFGVKSGMIFGIAGVQGNGQAELVDLMTKRKRIQEGKILFEGRNIENYEVSDIRKTKFGYIPEDRLDQGVSASESIRENMISNRLSSKIFSNHGFLNFKNIHAFVERNIKSYEIRCTGGHQPVGMLSGGNMQKVVVARECGDEPNILIAEQPTRGVDIGAAHIIHKKIVELSEKGCAVLLISADLSEVLKLSDVVAVMYEGEIVAYFDHTEGLDEEKLGLYMLGIKRHGAEQVRKAVNQE comes from the coding sequence ATGGGTGATTATATATTAGAGATGAATAACATTGCCAAAGTGTATGGGAATGGCGTTGTGGCGAATTCTGATGTGTCTTTTAATTTAAAAAAGGGGGAAATACATGCATTAGTGGGAGAAAACGGTGCGGGAAAGTCCACATTAATGAAAATCCTGTTCGGGATGGAGGCTCCATCCCGGGGGAGTATGATCTTAAAAGGGAAACCGGTAAGCTTTTCCAGTTCAAAGGAGGCCATTGGGGAAGGGATTGGAATGGTACATCAGCATTTTATGCTGGTGGATTCCTTTTCTGTTGCTCAAAACATTGTTTTAGGAATGGAACCCCAGAAATATCTGTTCGTAAATAAGGAGGAGGCGGAGCGGTTTACCGATGAAATAAGTCAGAAATACAATCTTAAGGTTAATCCAAAAGAAATAACAAAGAATCTTCCGGTAGGCGTGAAGCAAAAAGTGGAAATATTAAAAGCATTGGCACGAGGCGCCGAAATACTCATTTTAGACGAGCCGACAGCAGTTTTGGCACCGCAGGAAACAAAGCAGTTATTTGATGAGTTGGAAAATTTGAAGCAGCAAGGGCATACGATTGTTTTCATATCACATAAAATACCGGAGATCAAGCAGATATCAGATCGGATTACCGTAATGAGAAGCGGAAAGACGATAGGAACCTATGAATGTGAACATGTTACAGAACAGGAAATCTCGAATCTGATCATAGGATGTGAAATGGATACATCGATAGCAAAGGAAAAAAGAGATTTTGGAAAAATATATATTAATGCAGACGAAATTTCCTATAGAGATAAAAGCGGCGTACAGGTCCTTAAAGATATTTCCTTTGGAGTCAAAAGCGGCATGATTTTTGGCATAGCAGGAGTTCAGGGAAACGGTCAGGCAGAATTGGTGGATTTAATGACAAAGCGCAAACGCATTCAGGAAGGAAAGATTCTGTTTGAGGGGAGAAATATAGAAAACTATGAGGTTTCTGACATCAGAAAAACAAAGTTCGGTTATATTCCGGAAGACAGGCTTGATCAGGGAGTATCAGCAAGTGAATCCATCAGGGAAAATATGATATCCAATCGTTTGAGTTCAAAGATATTCAGCAATCACGGTTTTTTAAATTTCAAGAATATTCACGCATTTGTTGAAAGAAACATTAAGAGCTATGAAATACGATGTACCGGCGGGCACCAGCCAGTAGGAATGCTTTCAGGCGGAAATATGCAGAAGGTAGTAGTTGCAAGGGAATGTGGAGATGAGCCTAATATACTGATTGCTGAACAGCCGACTAGAGGAGTGGACATTGGCGCCGCACACATTATTCATAAGAAAATAGTGGAACTCAGCGAAAAGGGCTGTGCAGTACTTTTAATATCAGCGGATTTAAGTGAGGTATTGAAATTATCAGATGTTGTCGCTGTCATGTATGAAGGAGAAATCGTCGCTTACTTTGATCATACAGAGGGACTGGATGAAGAAAAGCTGGGCCTTTATATGCTGGGAATCAAAAGACACGGGGCGGAACAGGTCAGAAAGGCGGTAAACCAGGAATGA
- a CDS encoding BMP family ABC transporter substrate-binding protein: MKKKIALILAMCLSMSTLFTGCSAPEPEKEAGNNSAKTTGETFDGTSADYKVALMIPGNLGDKSFFDASFEAIGLLEKEFGMKVDYVEAGRDASKYYSAYVDLCEKGYDLILTVSSNGDDALTQAAEEYPEQKFINLDGQMEEIPSNVYIMAPKNNEMSYLAGAAAALKAKELNEGFIGFVGGMDIPGINEFLVGYIEGALEINPDIKVAASYVGNFTDTAKGKENALILYNSGISVIFAAAGQSGIGVIDGAVEKGKFVIGVDSDQAESLKDSRPDMANVIITSAIKNIPENAVTIVRQAMDAEVKYGSKGFYGIKEGAVGIAENEFYEKLMTQAAREQIKELKNKVINGEVKLTDPTGLTTEEVSKIRDDVRP; the protein is encoded by the coding sequence ATGAAAAAGAAAATAGCTTTGATTTTGGCAATGTGTTTATCGATGAGTACATTATTTACGGGCTGCTCTGCACCGGAACCGGAAAAGGAGGCTGGTAACAATTCTGCGAAAACGACCGGTGAAACGTTTGATGGAACTTCAGCCGATTATAAGGTGGCTTTGATGATACCGGGTAATTTAGGTGATAAATCCTTTTTTGACGCATCCTTTGAAGCAATCGGCCTTTTAGAAAAAGAGTTTGGCATGAAGGTAGACTATGTGGAAGCCGGACGTGATGCCTCGAAATATTATTCAGCTTATGTGGATTTATGTGAGAAGGGGTATGATCTCATACTTACCGTATCCAGTAACGGGGATGATGCACTGACACAGGCGGCAGAAGAGTATCCGGAACAAAAGTTTATCAATTTAGACGGACAAATGGAAGAGATCCCTTCCAACGTATATATTATGGCTCCGAAGAATAATGAGATGAGCTATCTGGCTGGCGCAGCAGCGGCATTAAAAGCAAAAGAACTGAATGAAGGGTTCATTGGCTTTGTGGGAGGAATGGATATCCCGGGAATCAATGAATTCTTAGTGGGATATATTGAAGGGGCTTTAGAAATTAATCCGGATATAAAGGTTGCTGCATCCTATGTGGGCAATTTTACAGATACTGCAAAAGGAAAAGAAAATGCACTGATTCTCTACAATTCAGGAATATCAGTTATTTTTGCGGCGGCGGGACAGTCAGGTATTGGAGTCATTGACGGGGCAGTAGAGAAAGGGAAATTTGTCATTGGAGTTGATTCCGACCAAGCAGAGTCGTTAAAAGATTCCCGTCCGGATATGGCGAATGTAATCATCACGTCTGCGATCAAAAACATTCCTGAAAATGCGGTTACAATCGTACGGCAGGCCATGGATGCCGAAGTGAAATATGGAAGCAAAGGTTTTTACGGAATTAAAGAAGGGGCAGTGGGAATTGCAGAAAATGAGTTCTATGAAAAGTTAATGACACAAGCTGCAAGAGAGCAGATAAAGGAGTTAAAAAATAAAGTAATAAATGGAGAAGTCAAACTGACCGATCCGACCGGACTGACAACAGAAGAAGTGAGCAAGATAAGGGATGATGTGCGCCCGTAG
- a CDS encoding nucleoside hydrolase, with protein MSNNTGKRILIDTDLGDDTDDAAALIMALNSTEFEIVGITTVYHNTYKRAEMVLDLCEQYGKKGIEVCAGYSIPLIERPDFEEDPIQYEILRKGRKYPVYQEMNGAEFIIQKVKENPDLTIVEMGAMTNLAKAFYEAPDIMKQTNIIAMGGVFSSSAPEWNIRCDPEAARIVMDYAEHLTMFGLDVTKYCRISEELLEKLCPPGNERMQYYRRGAEIFREKTGYPVTFHDALLIAYLLDPTVVSLRQNDFNVELSGENTRGAIVFKTNAYDLHVEVEKDFKYAELIDVEKFRSIVKERIY; from the coding sequence ATGTCCAATAATACTGGAAAAAGAATTCTGATTGATACAGACCTGGGCGATGATACAGATGATGCCGCTGCGCTGATCATGGCGCTGAATTCAACGGAATTTGAGATTGTCGGAATTACAACTGTTTATCACAACACCTATAAAAGGGCGGAAATGGTACTGGATCTATGTGAGCAATATGGAAAAAAAGGAATTGAAGTATGTGCAGGTTACAGTATCCCCCTTATAGAAAGACCTGATTTTGAAGAAGATCCAATTCAATATGAGATTCTGAGAAAAGGGAGGAAGTATCCGGTATATCAGGAGATGAACGGAGCGGAATTCATAATTCAGAAGGTAAAAGAAAACCCTGATCTTACAATTGTAGAAATGGGTGCCATGACCAATCTTGCAAAGGCTTTTTATGAAGCTCCGGACATCATGAAGCAGACAAATATCATAGCCATGGGAGGTGTTTTCTCAAGCAGCGCCCCGGAATGGAACATCCGATGTGATCCGGAGGCGGCAAGAATTGTTATGGACTACGCAGAGCATCTGACAATGTTTGGACTTGATGTCACAAAATACTGCAGAATCTCAGAAGAGCTTTTGGAGAAGTTATGCCCGCCGGGAAACGAAAGGATGCAATATTACAGGAGAGGAGCAGAAATCTTCCGGGAAAAGACGGGATATCCCGTCACCTTTCATGATGCATTGCTGATAGCATATCTTTTGGATCCGACGGTTGTGAGCTTAAGGCAGAATGATTTTAATGTGGAACTTTCCGGAGAAAATACAAGAGGTGCAATCGTATTTAAAACAAATGCCTATGACCTGCATGTGGAAGTTGAGAAGGATTTTAAATATGCGGAATTGATTGATGTAGAAAAATTTAGAAGCATTGTAAAAGAGAGAATTTATTAA
- a CDS encoding Crp/Fnr family transcriptional regulator has protein sequence MDLKKEWEKYEKEIEFNYSVLPDEMKSRGELITYAPKQFIVSQGEFPQYIYFIKEGIALGTRNYSDGNEYNYFQIDKNNGSIGLLELFARKDAYVATIISMTEVKAVRMESAAIYAYVMNHIDMLRRCLALVSDDLYKRSGNDGIFYYLDGLDRVRYYLVNYYDAHKKETTDTVTVEAEYQDIANSVGISLRTVGRSLRKLKDREEINSIRKKLIITKEKYDILFDNLWIR, from the coding sequence ATGGACTTGAAGAAGGAGTGGGAGAAATACGAGAAGGAAATAGAGTTCAATTATTCTGTACTGCCAGATGAGATGAAGAGCAGAGGAGAATTGATCACCTATGCGCCAAAACAATTTATCGTATCCCAAGGAGAATTTCCCCAATATATCTATTTTATTAAAGAGGGAATTGCTTTAGGAACGAGAAATTATTCTGATGGTAATGAATATAACTATTTCCAGATAGATAAAAATAATGGAAGTATCGGTTTGCTTGAACTTTTTGCGCGTAAAGATGCATATGTTGCAACTATTATCAGTATGACGGAGGTTAAAGCCGTCAGAATGGAGTCTGCGGCTATCTATGCATATGTAATGAATCATATCGATATGTTAAGACGCTGCCTGGCATTGGTATCAGATGATTTATATAAACGATCGGGGAATGACGGTATCTTTTATTATTTAGATGGATTGGACCGGGTACGGTACTATTTAGTTAATTATTATGATGCACATAAAAAAGAAACAACTGATACAGTAACTGTAGAAGCAGAATACCAGGATATTGCAAATAGTGTGGGCATCAGCCTCCGGACTGTGGGAAGAAGCCTCCGTAAGCTGAAGGACAGAGAAGAAATAAATTCAATACGTAAAAAGTTAATTATTACAAAAGAAAAGTATGATATCTTATTTGATAACTTGTGGATTCGGTAA
- a CDS encoding MurR/RpiR family transcriptional regulator — translation MQLHFPVLPEELTSADQKIIEYISSHTDVFLFMTIGQLSASLGLSDATVSRFARHVGCKDFKELKHVVIQQSTEHRPVQKIAAPLLQETEFTLQNWLLRQLHCLQKTLEQLDPSEFECAIRSIQEAKCIFIYAKNASFSLGQLLFFRLRRLGLSVVLLPSGGAEVLEGLAQAGAGDLVIMFNISRVSREGNMILKYQKIAAYHTLAFTSRLYVPDKQKADIQLYVYQGEEKEYHSMSAPIAVVDGLVVALSDRMGYESAHRRKRSAFSVGRII, via the coding sequence ATGCAGCTGCATTTTCCAGTTTTGCCGGAAGAACTGACCAGTGCAGACCAAAAAATTATAGAATATATCAGCAGCCATACCGACGTATTTTTGTTTATGACCATCGGGCAGCTGTCAGCCTCTTTAGGACTGTCGGATGCAACGGTTTCCCGTTTTGCACGTCATGTGGGCTGTAAGGATTTTAAGGAGCTTAAGCATGTAGTAATACAGCAGAGTACGGAACATAGGCCGGTACAAAAAATAGCTGCACCGCTTTTGCAGGAGACGGAATTTACACTGCAAAATTGGCTCTTAAGGCAGCTGCATTGCTTACAAAAGACCCTGGAGCAGCTGGATCCATCGGAGTTTGAGTGTGCTATTAGGTCGATTCAGGAGGCAAAGTGCATCTTTATTTATGCTAAAAATGCCTCATTCTCTCTGGGACAGCTTTTGTTTTTCCGCCTGCGCCGCCTTGGGCTTTCTGTGGTGCTTCTCCCATCCGGTGGCGCAGAGGTGCTTGAGGGTTTGGCACAGGCAGGAGCAGGAGACCTTGTCATCATGTTTAATATTTCCAGAGTTTCCCGGGAGGGGAATATGATTCTTAAGTATCAGAAAATAGCTGCATACCATACGCTGGCTTTTACCAGCAGGCTATATGTACCGGATAAGCAAAAAGCTGATATACAGCTGTATGTTTACCAGGGTGAGGAAAAGGAATACCATTCCATGTCTGCCCCCATTGCTGTAGTAGATGGGCTGGTTGTGGCATTGTCGGATAGGATGGGATATGAATCTGCCCATAGACGAAAGCGAAGTGCTTTCTCCGTCGGAAGAATTATTTGA
- a CDS encoding DeoR/GlpR family DNA-binding transcription regulator, whose translation MNEKETVFMEERKQMILNLLQETEKVTVAYLSELFNVSGATIRSDLRDLENEKLLLRTHGGAMRISKSAFEIEPQKRGEATECKEAIARAAVTFIDDGDTIAVDTGSTCYAFAKHLGTKKDLRVVTNDLSIAALLDQFEDVTVYFIGGVIRKHYNCTIGSFGTAPFQDLVVDKAIMGTNSFTLAKGATTPDVGQAEMKKLLVSISDKVFILGSSDKIGRNSFVTFAESNQIDVIITDGAISKAYKESIEDSGIELVIAE comes from the coding sequence ATGAATGAAAAAGAAACCGTATTTATGGAAGAACGAAAGCAGATGATTTTGAATTTACTGCAGGAGACCGAGAAGGTGACGGTAGCCTATTTAAGTGAACTGTTCAATGTATCAGGTGCAACAATCCGAAGCGACTTAAGAGATCTGGAGAACGAAAAGCTTCTGCTCAGGACCCATGGCGGGGCAATGCGGATATCCAAGTCGGCATTTGAGATAGAACCGCAAAAGCGGGGAGAAGCCACCGAATGCAAGGAGGCGATAGCCAGGGCGGCGGTAACGTTCATTGACGACGGGGATACGATTGCGGTGGATACGGGCAGTACCTGTTATGCATTTGCCAAGCATCTGGGTACGAAAAAGGATCTTCGCGTCGTGACCAACGACTTAAGCATTGCCGCTCTGCTTGACCAGTTTGAGGATGTTACGGTTTACTTCATCGGAGGTGTCATCCGCAAGCATTATAATTGTACCATAGGCAGCTTTGGTACCGCACCGTTTCAGGATCTGGTTGTGGATAAGGCAATTATGGGTACAAACAGTTTTACTCTGGCAAAGGGAGCGACAACCCCGGATGTAGGACAGGCGGAGATGAAAAAGCTGCTTGTATCTATATCGGATAAGGTTTTCATCCTGGGAAGCAGTGATAAAATCGGCCGGAATTCGTTTGTGACCTTTGCGGAAAGCAATCAGATTGATGTGATCATTACGGATGGGGCGATCAGTAAGGCATATAAAGAAAGCATAGAAGATAGTGGTATTGAATTGGTGATTGCTGAATAA
- a CDS encoding alcohol dehydrogenase catalytic domain-containing protein yields MKAIRLYGKEDLRLEDVKVPEISGDEVLIKTKSAALCGTDIRMYKNGASGIDKDHPLIIGHEISGIIEQVGKHVRGYRPGMRVAVAPNMGCGTCDSCVSGNTHLCADYQALGINLDGGFAEYVRIPKAAVIQGNIKILEDHMGFDEAAVAEPLSCVYNGQEQAGIQPGDKVLVIGAGPIGLMHGMLAKMQGAGLVMMNDLSAERLAYCKSLYPYMHTIEADSLRETVMHLTKNRGADVIIVACPSGEMQSMAIELAGLFGRVLFFGGLPKDREMVSINSNLIHYKQISIHGSTRASLSQYRKVLDFAADGVIDLKQLVTHVYEIGDYQKAFTEAVKSSGLKHVIRF; encoded by the coding sequence ATGAAAGCGATAAGATTATATGGAAAAGAGGATCTGCGTCTGGAGGACGTAAAAGTACCTGAAATATCCGGGGATGAAGTTCTGATAAAGACAAAGAGTGCAGCGCTTTGCGGAACCGATATCCGGATGTACAAAAACGGTGCATCAGGAATCGATAAGGATCATCCGCTGATCATCGGACATGAGATCAGCGGGATCATTGAACAAGTCGGTAAGCATGTACGGGGCTATCGTCCCGGCATGAGGGTTGCCGTAGCCCCTAATATGGGCTGCGGAACCTGTGACAGCTGTGTGTCCGGCAATACCCATCTGTGCGCGGATTATCAGGCGCTTGGAATCAACTTAGACGGGGGATTTGCCGAATATGTCAGGATTCCGAAAGCTGCGGTTATCCAGGGAAATATAAAAATACTGGAGGACCACATGGGCTTTGACGAAGCGGCTGTGGCAGAACCGCTTTCCTGTGTGTATAACGGACAGGAGCAGGCAGGAATTCAACCAGGGGATAAAGTGCTGGTTATCGGAGCAGGGCCGATCGGTCTGATGCATGGAATGCTGGCAAAGATGCAGGGAGCAGGGCTGGTCATGATGAATGACCTGTCCGCAGAACGCCTGGCTTACTGCAAGTCACTGTATCCGTATATGCATACCATAGAGGCAGATTCCCTGCGTGAGACGGTGATGCATCTCACGAAAAACCGGGGGGCGGACGTGATTATTGTTGCCTGCCCGTCTGGAGAAATGCAGTCCATGGCCATCGAACTGGCTGGCTTATTCGGCAGAGTTTTATTCTTTGGAGGCCTGCCAAAAGACCGGGAGATGGTTTCAATCAATTCAAACTTGATCCACTATAAGCAGATCAGTATCCATGGAAGCACCAGAGCCAGCTTAAGCCAGTACCGCAAAGTCCTGGATTTTGCGGCAGACGGTGTCATCGACTTAAAGCAACTGGTTACCCATGTCTATGAGATCGGGGACTATCAGAAGGCATTTACTGAAGCGGTAAAATCCAGCGGGCTCAAGCATGTGATCCGATTTTAA
- a CDS encoding Gfo/Idh/MocA family oxidoreductase, whose protein sequence is MRDIINICLIGAGRAGMIHARNFVSRVPYAKMAAVCDPSEAACQAAVKELEISLYYTDYKEALKNEEIDAVVVVTPTVFHREIVIAAANAKKHILCEKPMAMNEKECEEMIGAAKANGVKLQIGFMRRFDDSFVYGKKLVEEGEIGDVVLVKSLTRGPSIPKPWMYDIKKSNGPLAEVNSHDIDTLRWFTKGEFQTVYAVAGNYRCMEAKEEFPDFYDNVILNAKFDNGILGSIDGAQGVGYGYDARVEILGTRGLITLGELKDKTTVIYTKNKVGRMDVVNSWTHLFREAYINEDISFIQAILNDREPEVTGKDGLMAVKVVNAGNESIVTGEIVKL, encoded by the coding sequence ATGAGAGACATAATAAATATCTGTTTAATAGGCGCAGGGCGTGCAGGAATGATTCATGCAAGAAATTTCGTATCCCGTGTACCGTATGCGAAAATGGCGGCAGTCTGTGATCCTTCGGAAGCTGCGTGTCAGGCGGCGGTGAAGGAGCTGGAGATTTCACTGTATTACACAGATTATAAGGAAGCACTGAAAAATGAAGAGATCGATGCCGTAGTCGTTGTCACGCCCACGGTGTTTCACCGTGAGATTGTGATCGCGGCCGCAAATGCCAAGAAACACATTCTCTGCGAAAAGCCAATGGCAATGAATGAGAAAGAGTGCGAGGAGATGATCGGTGCCGCAAAGGCAAACGGCGTCAAGCTTCAAATCGGGTTCATGCGGAGATTTGATGACAGCTTCGTCTACGGGAAGAAGCTTGTGGAGGAAGGGGAGATCGGTGATGTGGTGCTTGTTAAATCTCTCACAAGGGGCCCCAGCATACCCAAGCCATGGATGTATGATATTAAAAAGAGCAATGGCCCCCTCGCAGAAGTAAACAGCCATGACATCGACACGCTCCGCTGGTTTACAAAGGGAGAATTTCAAACCGTATACGCTGTGGCGGGAAATTACCGGTGCATGGAGGCGAAAGAGGAGTTCCCTGATTTCTATGATAACGTCATACTGAATGCAAAGTTTGACAATGGCATTCTGGGAAGCATTGACGGCGCCCAGGGAGTGGGCTATGGGTACGATGCGCGCGTGGAAATACTGGGAACCAGAGGACTGATTACATTAGGGGAGCTAAAGGATAAGACCACAGTCATATATACCAAAAATAAGGTTGGCAGAATGGATGTTGTGAACAGCTGGACCCACCTGTTCCGGGAGGCTTATATCAATGAAGACATCAGCTTTATCCAGGCGATTTTAAATGACCGGGAACCGGAAGTGACAGGAAAGGACGGCTTGATGGCTGTAAAGGTGGTCAATGCCGGAAATGAATCCATTGTCACCGGAGAGATTGTGAAACTGTAA
- a CDS encoding PTS fructose transporter subunit IIC → MKLVAITSCSTGIAHTYMAAEKLMMEAKSMGHEIKVETQGSIGAENVLTAEDIAAADAVLIAANTGVNKERFHGKRLYETNVEDGINKAGEIIEKALASTYIYKNAEAGMDTSAVQNTKQKVSVYKHLMAGVSYMIPFVVAGGICIALSFAFGGIHSEGPIAQAFSMIGGGVCMALMFPILGGFIGHSISDRPGLLPGMVGGMLASTLNAGFLGALIGGFLGGYAALFLKKVIKMPKGLEGLMPVLIVPFLSSVIVGLTMIFIIGTPFKALNVWITEFLNSLSGVNSALLGLILGAMMAVDLAGPIGKAAYFFGVASLTTLSPGETAPVMAAVMASGMVPPLAMALSTIIAKDRYTTDQIESGKTAWILGASFISEGAIPFAAADPVRVLPSVTIGAAVTGALSMIFNCGLAVPHGGAFVFVIPGAVSNLPFYLVAIIVGTIISGVLVSFLKKR, encoded by the coding sequence ATGAAATTAGTAGCAATTACTTCCTGCTCCACAGGAATCGCACATACTTATATGGCTGCAGAGAAACTTATGATGGAAGCTAAATCTATGGGGCACGAGATCAAGGTTGAAACACAGGGATCCATTGGTGCAGAAAATGTACTTACAGCGGAAGACATTGCCGCAGCAGATGCAGTGCTTATCGCAGCCAATACCGGTGTCAACAAGGAACGGTTTCATGGAAAACGTCTGTATGAGACCAATGTGGAGGACGGCATCAACAAGGCCGGTGAGATCATTGAGAAGGCGCTGGCAAGTACATATATTTACAAGAACGCTGAGGCAGGTATGGACACAAGTGCAGTGCAAAATACGAAACAAAAGGTTAGTGTCTACAAACATCTGATGGCAGGTGTTTCCTATATGATTCCCTTTGTTGTGGCGGGAGGCATCTGTATTGCCCTTTCTTTTGCATTCGGCGGCATCCATTCGGAGGGGCCGATTGCACAGGCCTTCAGCATGATTGGAGGCGGAGTCTGCATGGCTCTCATGTTCCCAATTCTGGGAGGATTTATCGGACACTCCATCTCAGACCGGCCCGGCCTTCTGCCCGGTATGGTGGGTGGTATGCTTGCCAGCACATTGAATGCTGGATTTTTAGGTGCGCTGATCGGTGGATTTTTAGGCGGATACGCGGCATTATTCTTAAAAAAGGTGATTAAAATGCCAAAGGGTCTGGAAGGCCTGATGCCTGTTCTGATCGTACCGTTTTTATCATCTGTGATTGTAGGGCTTACCATGATTTTTATCATCGGTACTCCTTTTAAGGCGCTCAATGTTTGGATCACAGAGTTTTTAAACAGCTTATCCGGTGTGAATTCCGCCCTTCTGGGATTGATTCTTGGGGCAATGATGGCGGTCGATTTAGCTGGGCCCATCGGAAAAGCAGCTTATTTCTTTGGAGTTGCGTCTTTAACAACCTTGTCTCCGGGAGAGACGGCACCGGTTATGGCGGCGGTTATGGCCTCGGGTATGGTTCCACCGTTAGCAATGGCACTTTCCACCATCATTGCGAAGGATCGTTATACCACAGACCAAATTGAGTCGGGAAAGACGGCCTGGATCCTGGGAGCTTCTTTTATCAGCGAGGGGGCAATCCCCTTTGCGGCAGCCGATCCGGTCCGTGTACTACCTTCTGTTACCATTGGAGCAGCGGTTACCGGAGCGTTATCCATGATCTTTAACTGCGGGCTGGCGGTTCCTCATGGCGGGGCCTTTGTATTTGTTATTCCGGGGGCAGTTTCCAATCTGCCGTTCTACCTTGTGGCAATTATCGTGGGAACCATCATATCCGGAGTTTTGGTAAGCTTTTTAAAGAAACGCTGA
- a CDS encoding PTS sugar transporter subunit IIA, which yields MLKISALINEDLMITDLSADHKEKCLTDMIALLKAEGRIEDEAVFLETVMEREAIGPTGIGMQVAIPHGKSHTVKSPALVFAKSKDGVNFNAPDGSLASLIFLIAVPDTTDDLHLKILAKLARSLMHEEFRSRLLTCEDKRQLFTILEEGVSL from the coding sequence ATGTTAAAAATTTCAGCTTTAATCAATGAAGATTTAATGATTACAGATTTATCGGCAGACCATAAGGAGAAATGTCTGACGGATATGATTGCCCTGCTAAAGGCAGAAGGCCGGATTGAAGACGAAGCGGTCTTTCTGGAGACCGTGATGGAGCGGGAGGCAATCGGACCTACAGGAATCGGCATGCAGGTGGCAATTCCTCATGGTAAGAGCCACACGGTGAAGAGTCCGGCCCTGGTTTTTGCGAAAAGCAAAGACGGTGTGAATTTCAATGCCCCAGATGGGAGCCTTGCATCCCTGATCTTTCTGATTGCAGTTCCGGACACAACGGATGATCTGCATTTAAAGATATTGGCAAAGCTTGCAAGAAGCCTGATGCATGAAGAATTCAGAAGCCGTTTACTGACATGTGAGGATAAAAGACAACTGTTCACTATTTTAGAAGAGGGGGTTTCTTTATGA
- the deoC gene encoding deoxyribose-phosphate aldolase, translating into MKLSELTEAKLANLFDHTCLKAGAVKADFDQLCREAKENGFKMVAINSSPVAYCRSLLKDTPVHVGAAIGFPLGQTTIETKCFETQDAILHGADEIDYVINIGELKNGNYDYIEEEMRQICDICRKAGVLSKVIFENCYLEKDEIRKAAEIAKKVKPDFVKTSTGFGTSGATAEDVRLMKEVVGEEIKVKAAGGIRDWETCRQMIEAGAERIGTSSSFRILEGYREALKSGY; encoded by the coding sequence ATGAAACTAAGTGAGTTAACGGAAGCAAAGCTGGCAAATCTGTTTGACCATACCTGCTTAAAAGCCGGTGCGGTAAAAGCTGATTTTGATCAGCTGTGCAGGGAGGCAAAAGAGAATGGTTTTAAGATGGTTGCGATCAACTCCTCACCGGTTGCCTATTGCAGATCCCTGTTAAAGGATACTCCGGTCCATGTGGGGGCCGCTATTGGATTTCCTTTGGGGCAGACAACCATCGAGACAAAGTGCTTCGAGACGCAGGATGCGATTTTACATGGGGCGGATGAAATTGATTATGTAATCAATATCGGAGAACTGAAAAACGGAAATTATGATTACATAGAAGAAGAGATGAGGCAGATCTGTGATATCTGCCGGAAAGCAGGTGTTTTAAGTAAAGTTATCTTTGAAAACTGCTATCTCGAAAAAGATGAGATCCGTAAAGCCGCGGAGATTGCCAAAAAAGTAAAACCGGATTTTGTCAAGACCTCTACCGGGTTTGGAACAAGCGGGGCAACTGCGGAAGATGTGAGGCTGATGAAAGAGGTCGTAGGAGAAGAAATCAAAGTGAAGGCAGCAGGAGGAATACGTGACTGGGAAACCTGCAGGCAGATGATTGAAGCAGGAGCTGAGCGCATCGGCACCAGCAGCAGCTTTAGGATACTGGAAGGCTACCGTGAAGCTTTGAAGTCCGGCTACTAA